A genomic window from Triticum urartu cultivar G1812 chromosome 7, Tu2.1, whole genome shotgun sequence includes:
- the LOC125525894 gene encoding glucose-6-phosphate/phosphate translocator 2, chloroplastic-like codes for MIPAVKLSPAAFSVTNQRSKSAFVPSVSILNMKKFASCSLRPLYLTRLDDPHTSELKPRRQLLDFRCAASAADDKESKAEVVPASSEAAQKLKISIYFATWWALNVIFNIYNKKVLNAFPYPWLTSTLSLVCGSAMMLFSWVTCLVEAPKTDLDFWKALFPVAVAHTIGHVAATVSMSKVAVSFTHIIKSAEPAFSVLVSRFILGESFPMPVYLSLLPIIGGCGLAAATELNFNMIGFMGAMISNLAFVFRNIFSKRGMKGKSVSGMNYYACLSIMSLVILTPFAIAMEGPQMWATGWQKALADVGPNVLWWIGAQSVFYHLYNQVSYMSLDQISPLTFSIGNTMKRISVIVSSIIIFRTPVRPVNALGAAIAIFGTFLYSQAKQ; via the exons ATGATACCTGCTGTGAAGCTCTCTCCGGCCGCCTTCTCTGTCACCAATCAACGGTCTAAATCAGCTTTTGTTCCGTCGGTGTCCATTCTCAACATGAAAAAATTTGCGTCCTGCTCCCTTAGACCACTCTACCTCACACGGCTAGATGACCCACACACTTCCGAGCTGAAGCCTCGGAGGCAGCTGCTTGACTTCCGGTGTGCAGCTTCAGCGGCTGATGACAAGGAGTCAAAGGCTGAGGTGGTGCCAGCCAGCTCAGAAGCAGCACAAAAGTTGAAGATTTCAATCTATTTTGCGACTTGGTGGGCGCTTAATGTAATCTTTAACATCTATAACAAGAAGGTTCTCAATGCTTTCCCGTATCCCTGGCTCACCTCCACACTATCCCTCGTCTGCGGCTCAGCGATGATGCTCTTCTCATGGGTCACCTGCCTAGTTGAGGCCCCCAAGACTGACTTGGATTTCTGGAAAGCACTTTTCCCG GTTGCTGTGGCTCATACAATTGGACATGTTGCTGCCACAGTGAGCATGTCAAAGGTGGCAGTGTCATTCACACACATTATCAAGAGTGCTGAGCCTGCATTCAGTGTTTTGGTGTCAAGGTTCATTCTCGGAGAGTCATTTCCGATGCCTGTATATCTTTCTCTTCTCCCGATCATTGGTGGTTGTGGTCTAGCTGCTGCGACAGAGCTGAACTTTAATATGATTG GATTTATGGGTGCCATGATATCGAACCTTGCATTTGTTTTCCGCAACATCTTTTCGAAGCGGGGCATGAAAGGGAAGTCTGTCAGTGGCATGAATTACTACGCTTGCCTTTCAATTATGTCCCTGGTCATACTCACACCATTTGCTATTGCTATGGAAGGCCCCCAAATGTGGGCCACTGGATGGCAAAAGGCTCTTGCAGATGTTGGCCCCAACGTTCTCTG GTGGATTGGTGCACAGAGCGTTTTCTACCACTTGTATAACCAGGTGTCCTACATGTCTTTGGACCAGATTTCTCCATTGACGTTTAGCATTGGCAATACAATGAAGCGCATATCAGTTATTGTTTCGTCAATCATTATCTTCCGTACACCTGTCCGCCCTGTAAATGCACTAGGAGCTGCCATTGCCATCTTTGGCACATTCCTGTACTCTCAG GCAAAGCAGTGA